Part of the bacterium genome, GCCCCCTTGTTTTTGCTTGATAACTCCCCAGGTAACAATCAGGTTCTCAGCCCATTGGACACCCTCCGTGGATAGGACCTGATAATAAAGGTATTCCGGAATGGGTTGAGAAAAGTCAAAATTCCTGATATTTTTGGAAGTAACCCATATATCGCCGGGAGCATGGTCGATGATGGTCGATGATGTCTCCATTGAGCCAATGAAAATACCAATCTGAGCAAAGATAAGGCTTATGGCAAACACAATGCCAAGAAGAGTAATAAAAGACCTTACCTTGTTATAGAGCATAATTTTGAGTGCAACATAAAACATAATGGCGAGTATCCGGCAATCTGATTCATCAGACTAAGGTTTCATCATAACCTGCCCTTTTCCCCTGGCGACAGGTACTATAATTGATCGGCGGTCTCCTCTGCTCATAGCTATAAGTAAAGAGGGAGAAAATCGCTACTCTCCATTACTGGCCCGCGCCTCTACCAGATTCAGGAATTTTGCCAGGGTATGGAGAGGTAAATAGGTAGAAGATAATTCATAATTTCCCCACGTATAGCCCACCAGCATGGTCCCTAAATATTCCTCGTCTCTCCACGACCCGTCCGGAAGCATGGTATTGATAAGATATTCGATGCCCCTTCTTACCTGCGGGCTCGATACCTCTCCAGCGGCAAGAAGGCCATCGAGCACATGGGCTGTCTGCACGGCGGTACTTTCCCCCACTCCGATATAGTTCGGATCAAAATAGGAATCCGCGCTTTCACCCCATCCCCCATCGGCGTTCTGTACGCTTTTCAGCCACTTGATTGCTCTTCGAATGTAAGGCTGTGCCGGATTTTCACCAGCGGCCGCAAGCCCTTGAAGCACCTGGCCGGTGCCGTACGTACAATTTACTCCCCATCTGCCTTCCCAATAGCCGGGAGGTTTCTGTTGGCTCTTGATAAAACCGATGGCTTTGGAGATCACAGCCGACCAATCTTTTTGTTTCTGATATCCCAGATTCCCGAGCGCTAAGATCACGCGGGAAGTTACATCAGCATTACTCCAGTCGAAAAAGAAGGTCATATTGACATCAAGGAAATCAAAAATGAGACCTCCTTCCGGGTTCTGAGCATCTAAAGGATGAATCGTATTTTTGTCAAACGAAGCCCATCCTCCATCGGCATTCTGCATGGATATTACCCAATCGACGCCGCGGTGTACGGAATCTCTGATGGCCGTCAGATTCTGGTCGTCGAGCATAGAAAAAGCATTCAGGACGATTGCCGTATCATCATTGTCCGGCATCCAGGTGTTATCATGTTCGATTCCCCATCCGCCCGGTTTCCCTTCCGGATTATTATGATACCATTCACCATAAATCATGCTTTGCCTGGAGAGCAGGTAAGCGACTGCTTTTTTCACCGCAGGGTGTTCGGACTCTATTCCGGCTGCAAGTAAGGCTTGTAAAGTATAACCCGTGTCCATTATCGGAGATTGGCAAAATGGCTGGTAGATCATGGTATCGGTTTCTTCCTGAATCAGAACTATTCCTTCCATGCCTTTTTCAATCACCCCTTGAAAAGATGGATCCCGCGTGGACTTCAGAGCCATTACACTGAGCATAGTGTTCATGGCTATACCAAACCAGTTCCCATCCACCTCCTGCCTTTCGAGAAGATAGTCCAATGCCTCCTGCTGTTTTCCCCCTTTCTTCGGGGGAATCTCAATCACACCTTCCTTCGGGTCTTTGATGAAAATTTCCCTGATTCCTCGCTCTTCAGGCACTCGAATCTTATAGTAGTTTTCGTATAGGACCATTAACGGGATCAGGCACGTGTGCGCATACCCTATCCGGTAGAGGAATTCTTCATGAACAAGCGCATCGGTGTTTGCCTGGATCATTTCATTCCAGGGCACCTGATCGAAGAGGGCTAAAAAAACTTTGATTTCTTTTTGTACCGACTCAGCCCCGCCCTGAGCGAGAATGAACTGCCTGGCCCTGACCATTCTTTCATCATCCGCACTGAGGCCAGCCAATTTCAAGGCCAGGTAATTGTCAACCGCAAGAAAAAGCACACTTGCTCCCCCTGGATACATACTCCACCCGCCATCGGCCTGCTGCTCTGCAAGGATGTAGTTAACCGCCTTCTGCTGTCTCACCTCATCTACCATACCCAGGTAATGCATTGTCATGATGTAATACGCGGTAAAGGAGGTATCGGTCTTTAACGGACCCCGCCAATACCCTTCCGGTGCCTGCCGGGAGAGAAGGTAATTTACCCCCCGGTTCATGGCTTCGCGGACATGGTGATAGTTTTTACCAATGATTTTACCATCAGCGCCGGTGGTTATTCCTTGCCCGGAAATACCATCATGGC contains:
- a CDS encoding prenyltransferase/squalene oxidase repeat-containing protein, yielding MDRRLSLALLLISFLVLSSCKTRETALFNSLDIEEKTMIWGHDGISGQGITTGADGKIIGKNYHHVREAMNRGVNYLLSRQAPEGYWRGPLKTDTSFTAYYIMTMHYLGMVDEVRQQKAVNYILAEQQADGGWSMYPGGASVLFLAVDNYLALKLAGLSADDERMVRARQFILAQGGAESVQKEIKVFLALFDQVPWNEMIQANTDALVHEEFLYRIGYAHTCLIPLMVLYENYYKIRVPEERGIREIFIKDPKEGVIEIPPKKGGKQQEALDYLLERQEVDGNWFGIAMNTMLSVMALKSTRDPSFQGVIEKGMEGIVLIQEETDTMIYQPFCQSPIMDTGYTLQALLAAGIESEHPAVKKAVAYLLSRQSMIYGEWYHNNPEGKPGGWGIEHDNTWMPDNDDTAIVLNAFSMLDDQNLTAIRDSVHRGVDWVISMQNADGGWASFDKNTIHPLDAQNPEGGLIFDFLDVNMTFFFDWSNADVTSRVILALGNLGYQKQKDWSAVISKAIGFIKSQQKPPGYWEGRWGVNCTYGTGQVLQGLAAAGENPAQPYIRRAIKWLKSVQNADGGWGESADSYFDPNYIGVGESTAVQTAHVLDGLLAAGEVSSPQVRRGIEYLINTMLPDGSWRDEEYLGTMLVGYTWGNYELSSTYLPLHTLAKFLNLVEARASNGE